The following coding sequences lie in one Lepeophtheirus salmonis chromosome 11, UVic_Lsal_1.4, whole genome shotgun sequence genomic window:
- the LOC121125906 gene encoding toll-like receptor Tollo: MRIDRGHRYGTALIHILFLIILGGTAESSFGDSSSSSSNSQAYRNCSFEPKKEILKCSIQSLDFAVGNSTNTASYSKASVLEFTCSQIYFLESNLRSGHFGHLPTLKELRIQGCPMKKIPSGSFQGLGGLTSLSVVTQDSLELDSERAFEGLDHLRSLNLSHNNLWSVPPGTFCRLSGLSTLNLSFNRLQDMHELSFSPSKRSTSCKLPLENLILSDNSYVEIPSQALSHVSKLETLELSSNAINLVQDNAFDNLRDLKYLSLANNQLIALPPHTFAPTPHLRELSLQNNSLGVLAPKIFSGLSRLLVLNVSRNEIGNEWLTPALFASLVRLVSLDLSHNRISSLDPSVLRPLTSLQILDLSHNLLTTLDSGTFLSQNNLHILRLNHNDLKSLHARSFDGLSVVSSINLDSNALSALEENAFSDCCSTLNDLTLSNNRFSRVPDGLQGLDGLKTLDLGGNNIKEIHNGSFTGLRALYGLKLSSNGITNISESIFKPIPGVQVLNLAFNKIKSLGQGVFNKLRNLKMLRLDGNELIDINGLLSGQEELQWLNVSGNRLQWFDYAFIPKNLELLDIHGNQIENLGNYYKLTDQFELKTLDASHNKIKKLETLSFPKSIQVANLNHNRIRLLTPGMFRDKIKLRKVDLSHNYLKRLQISSFNIAPYSESTSIQEEPRPHFYMGHNPLHCDCEMEWFKNMNEMTQARLPIIMDYSSIQCHGDSSTSILDIPNEHFLCQYEAHCFSLCMCCDFFACDCRMQCPEGCDCYHDSSWSVNVIQCSHRNHALVPPLIPMDATNIYMDGNNFTGLLDTQSFIGRKRISSMFLNNSNIGGIDNQTFNGLMELKILHLEDNQVQRLEGYEFVNISSLQELYLHRNRIEYIHERTFDNLLSLRILTLDGNNLISTSIWEFPLLSSLQDLTSITLSNNPWSCKCEFVQKFQNFIAENRDVFSDISDTSCLFEDGYTTVSLARNLTCSESMAVVRRSPEESSLPPIWRNIIPTLIIVSAIFVILAMLLAILFAFRTPLRVWLHSKYGIRICDSRKDLGANDKLYDAFVSYSLKDEEFVHSILLPQLEARNGNIGYKLCLQHRDLRSNTSIADTFPSASHLCCQHILIISKNYLETEWSQIKFVLPKKWNPLMVMIEELSSLDLAAAPEFNLLTKTCPLVRWGETGFWNKLRFYLPDASEYRRHCVSPPPELNGMKYPAASGWHYDGLMNSNNSSSTSTRSTVAGGSPRNTDVGSDDAIQILNNPLENVRGWGGPGVHAVGEHTYQSIGSDTHHHPVGGGAADHQSHIYHTLEPLENHIQVDDGHYDALGTLDVMLPNGQMVPATLVRNASGRIVPLVNAANKTMPHRPGSGKSPGFHGHHNTKSPVLSSFSSSSSNNNSPHKSSSSSGGTPSGRHQLSQQQLIASNRNKNSSSSNHFV; this comes from the exons ATGCGAATTGATAGAGGTCACCGCTACGGAACAGCTCTTATTCACATACTCTTCCTTATTATTCTTGGAGGAACAGCAGAGTCCTCCTTTGGtgatagtagtagtagtagtagcaATAGTCAAGCCTATCGAAATTGCTCATTCGAgcccaaaaaagaaatattaaaatgttccaTTCAGTCATTGGACTTTGCCGTTGGGAACTCTACAAACACGGCCTCATATTCCAAGGCCTCTGTCCTGGAATTTACTtgttctcaaatttattttctagagtCGAATCTTCGTTCTGGACATTTTGGACATCTTCCTACTCTCAAGGAACTGAGGATACAGGGATGTCCCATGAAGAAAATCCCAAGTGGCTCTTTTCAAGGTCTAGGGGGACTGACATCCCTCTCTGTAGTGACCCAAGACTCTTTGGAGCTAGACAGCGAGAGAGCATTTGAAGGATTGGATCATTTAAGATCACTCAATCTCTCCCACAATAATCTTTGGAGTGTTCCTCCTGGTACATTCTGTCGTCTCTCAGGGCTCAGCACACTCAATTTGTCATTTAATCGTCTTCAGGACATGCATGAGCTGAGTTTCTCCCCCTCGAAAAGATCCACTTCCTGTAAGCTTCCATTGgagaatttaattttgtcagaTAATTCCTATGTGGAAATCCCTAGCCAGGCTCTGAGTCATGTCTCTAAATTAGAGACCCTGGAGCTTTCCTCCAATGCCATTAATCTCGTTCAGGATAACGCTTTTGATAATTTACGAGATTTAAAGTATCTGAGTCTTGCAAATAATCAACTCATTGCTTTACCTCCGCATACGTTTGCCCCAACTCCTCATCTTCGTGAGCTGAGTCTTCAAAATAATTCCCTTGGAGTTCTGGCTCCTAAAATATTCTCTGGTCTCTCTCGCCTACTGGTCCTGAACGTGTCTCGCAATGAAATTGGAAACGAATGGCTCACTCCAGCTCTCTTTGCCTCCCTTGTCAGACTCGTTTCACTGGATCTATCTCATAATCGAATCTCTTCTCTGGATCCCTCTGTACTTAGGCCACTCACCAGTCTTCAAATTTTGGATTTGAGCCACAATCTGCTTACCACACTCGACTCAGGCACATTTCTATCCCAAAACAATCTTCACATCCTCCGCCTCAACCATAACGATCTGAAGAGTCTTCATGCAAGGTCTTTTGATGGGCTAAGTGTGGTGAGCTCCATCAACTTGGACTCCAACGCCCTCTCTGCTCTGGAGGAAAATGCATTCTCGGACTGTTGTTCCACCCTCAATGACCTTACTCTGAGTAACAATCGGTTTAGTCGTGTTCCTGATGGCCTACAGGGCCTTGATGGGCTCAAAACCCTGGACTTGGGCGGTAACAATATTAAAGAGATCCACAATGGTTCATTTACTGGACTCAGAGCCCTCTACGGTCTTAAACTCTCATCCAATGGAATAACAAACATTAGTGAGAGTATTTTCAAACCCATTCCCGGAGTTCAAGTCCTTAATTTggcatttaacaaaataaagagCCTGGGCCAGGGGGTTTTCAACAAACTCAGAAATCTCAAAATGCTCCGCTTAGATGGAAACGAGTTGATTGACATCAATGGCCTTCTCTCGGGGCAAGAAGAGCTTCAATGGTTAAATGTCTCTGGAAATCGTTTACAATGGTTTGACTACGCCTTCATTCCAAAAAATCTAGAGCTCTTGGACATTCATGGAAATCAAATTGAGAACTTGGGCAACTACTATAAGCTCACAGATCAATTTGAGCTCAAAACCCTGGATGCAAgccataacaaaataaaaaagcttgaaACTCTTTCTTTTCCCAAGTCAATACAAGTGGCTAATTTGAATCACAATCGCATTCGATTACTCACTCCAGGAATGTTTCGAGACAAAATCAAACTTCGTAAAGTGGATCTAAGTCACAACTACTTGAAGCGACTTCAAATTTCCTCCTTTAACATTGCTCCTTATTCAGAGTCAACCAGCATTCAAGAAG agcCCCGTCCTCACTTTTACATGGGTCACAATCCCCTTCATTGTGATTGTGAAATGGAGTGGTTCAAGAATATGAATGAAATGACTCAGGCCCGCCTTCCCATCATCATGGACTACTCTTCCATTCAATGTCATGGAGACTCCAGCACTTCCATCCTGGATATACCCAATGAACATTTCCTTTGTCAGTATGAGGCGCATTGTTTTAGTCTTTGTATGTGTTGTGACTTCTTTGCGTGTGATTGTCGCATGCAGTGTCCAGAAGGGTGTGACTGTTATCACGACTCTTCCTGGTCTGTAAACGTCATTCAATGCTCGCACCGCAACCATGCCCTTGTGCCCCCACTCATACCAATGGATGCCACGAATATTTACATGGATGGAAATAATTTCACTGGTCTTCTGGATACACAGTCCTTTATTGGGCGAAAACGTATTTCCAGcatgtttttgaataatagcAACATTGGAGGCATTGATAATCAAACATTTAACGGACTCATGGAGCTTAAAATCCTTCACTTGGAGGATAATCAAGTCCAGCGTCTCGAAGGCTATGAGTTTGTCAATATTAGTTCCTTACAGGAACTTTATCTCCATCGAAATCGTATAGAATACATTCATGAACGAACCTTTGACAATCTTCTCTCTCTAAGGATTCTTACCCTAGATGGAAATAACCTCATCTCTACGAGCATTTGGGAGTTTCCTCTTCTCTCTTCTCTACAGGACCTCACGTCCATTACACTCTCCAATAATCCCTGGTCATGCAAGTGTGAATTTGTTCAGaagtttcaaaactttattgCTGAGAATCGGGATGTCTTTTCGGACATCTCTGATACGTCTTGTCTTTTTGAAGATGGATACACAACAGTTAGCCTAGCTCGGAACTTGACTTGCTCAGAGTCGATGGCTGTGGTGCGTCGAAGTCCTGAGGAGAGCTCTCTACCTCCCATTTGGAGGAACATTATTCCTACTCTCATCATTGTTTCagctatttttgttattctggCCATGCTTTTAGCTATTCTCTTTGCTTTCCGAACTCCTCTTCGAGTATGGCTTCATTCCAAGTATGGAATAAGGATTTGTGACTCCCGCAAGGACCTTGGAGCCAATGATAAACTCTACGATGCCTTTGTTAGCTACTCCCTCAAGGATGAAGAGTTTGTTCACTCCATACTTTTACCTCAATTGGAGGCCCGTAATGGAAATATAGGCTACAAGCTTTGTTTGCAACATCGGGATCTACGAAGCAACACTTCCATAGCCGATACTTTTCCCTCGGCCAGTCACCTCTGCTGTCAACATATTCTCATTATCTCCAAAAACTATTTAGAGACAGAGTGGTCTCAAATCAAATTTGTTCTACCTAAAAAGTGGAATCCTCTTATGGTTATGATTGAGGAGCTTTCATCTCTAGACTTAGCCGCAGCCCCAGAGTTTAATCTTCTTACCAAGACATGTCCTCTGGTCCGGTGGGGGGAAACGGgtttttggaacaaattaagGTTTTATTTACCAGATGCCTCCGAGTATCGACGTCACTGTGTGTCTCCCCCACCTGAATTAAACGGAATGAAATATCCAGCAGCCTCAGGATGGCACTACGATGGCCTCATGAACTCAAACAACTCTTCCTCAACCTCAACTCGCTCCACTGTGGCAGGAGGCTCTCCACGCAACACAGATGTGGGCTCTGATGATGCAATTCAAATCCTCAACAATCCTTTAGAAAATGTAAGGGGTTGGGGTGGTCCTGGAGTCCATGCTGTTGGTGAACATACCTATCAGTCCATTGGCTCAGACACTCATCATCATCCCGTAGGAGGGGGTGCAGCTGACCATCAATCCCACATATACCACACCCTTGAGCCACTGGAGAATCATATTCAAGTGGATGATGGACACTATGATGCTCTGGGGACATTGGATGTCATGCTTCCAAATGGACAAATGGTTCCAGCCACGCTTGTCAGAAATGCTTCGGGACGGATCGTTCCCCTAGTCAATGCAGCTAATAAAACCATGCCTCATCGCCCTGGAAGTGGTAAGTCTCCTGGATTTCATGGACATCACAACACCAAATCCCCTGTTCTGAGTAGTTTTTCATCCTCTTCTTCCAATAACAATAGTCCACACAAGAGTAGTAGCAGCTCTGGAGGAACGCCCTCTGGGAGGCATCAATTGTCTCAACAACAGCTCATTGCCTCGAATCGAAACAAAAACTCCTCGAGTAGCAATCACTTTGTTTGA